One genomic window of Nicotiana sylvestris chromosome 10, ASM39365v2, whole genome shotgun sequence includes the following:
- the LOC138879012 gene encoding uncharacterized protein codes for MAPKELKDLKEQLEELLAKGLGEHEQHLRVVLQILREQKLYAKFSKYEFWLDSVAFLGHVVSGEGIKVDPKKIEAVESWPYPTLVTDIRSFLGLTDALSRKAESMGSLTFIPAEERPLALDIQSLANRLGGAKEVSIGEDGVLRLQGHLCVPNVDGLRERILDEAHSLWYSICSGATKMYRDLRQHYWWRRMKRDIVEYVARCLNCQQVKYEHQRLGGLLQ; via the exons ATGGCTCCTAAGGagttgaaagatttgaaggagcagcttgaggagttgttagcaaaggg cctgggggagcacgagcagcatttgcgAGTAGTGCTTCAGATCTTACGAGAGCAGAAGTTATacgctaagttctccaagtatgagttttggctggattcagtggcattcttggggcatgttgtgtcaggagagggtattaaggtggatcccaagaagattgaggcagttgagAGTTGGCCATACCCTACCTTAGTGACCGATATaaggagtttcctagggttaacag atgccttaagcagaaaggcagagagtatgggtagcttgacattcattccagcagAAGAGagaccactagctttggacattcagtccttggctaacagactt GGAGGTGcgaaggaggtttctattggcgaggatggtgttttgcgactccagggtcatctgtgtgttcctaatgttgatggtctgagggagaggattctagatgAGGCACACAGTTTGTGGTATTCCATTTGTTCGggagctacgaagatgtatcgtgacttgagacaacattattggtggcggaggatgaagagagacatagttgagtatgtggctaggtgtttgaattgccagcaggtcaagtatgaacaccagaggctgggtggcctacttcagtag